TTCCTGAAGCCATAAGGGCTTTCGGTTGGACCTCCTTCCCGAAGGTAGCGGATGTGATCCGACGGCCATACGACAACGGCTGGGTCGTGATCAGCCAGATGGATCATGCTCAGCTGTCCGGAGCGCTGATGGCCCGGTGGGGAAATGAGACCTTCGCCTCCCCGACCCCGGAGGCAGAGGTGATTTTCGCCATCTCGGAGCATGACAACGGCTGGGACGAATGGGAGCGGGCCGCCGAGATTCACCCCGAAACCGGCTATCCGCTGCAGTTCAACGAACTTCGTTTCGAGCCTTTCAGTGCTATTTGGCGTCGTGGGACCGAGCGTCATCGAAAGACTCACCCGTACGCTTCTCTCATTCTTGCCCTCCACGCCGCGAGCCTGGCACGTCGCCGGCTGGAGAAGGCCTCGAGACCGCACGAAGGCCAGGAAGGTGACCGCTTTCTCGGAGAGGAGTGGCCCGACACGGAGGCGGCCAGGCTTCGCGCGTTCATTTTCGAGATGGAACAGCTTCGGATAGCGCTGTTTGATGCAGTCATGGCCGAGTCACAGCGGAAGCGCGAGGAGCTCCAGGTCGAATGCAAAGCCAACTTCCGCCTCCTTCAGGTGGGTGATTTCGTTTCGCTCGAGTTGTGCTGTGGGCTTTGCGAGCCTTTCACTATCGATCAGGTGCCGGCTCTGGGTGGGGGCCGTTCCCTTTCCGTGCAGTTCGAGCCGGTCAGTAAGGATACCGTTGCGGTGAGTCCCTATCCCTTTTCGCAGCCTGACGTGACGGTGGCCGTCCCAGGCCGGATCCTCCGTCAAAAGGTCTTTACCTCTCGGGAGGAGCTTCGCATCCATCTGGAAAGGGCCGATCCCATACACCTGTCGTTTTGCTTCAGGCCGGCATAGGGGCGCCCTCCAGGAGGGGGTATAGGTGGGGTCGGGGGCCGGGCGAGCTCTGCCTTGCGCGGGGGAGCTGGCTGCGGCATACTATAGAAGGGATGAGGGAAGAGAATATGCTTTCAGGGATTGGTGCAAGAACTCGGTTTGAGCCGAGCTACCTGGCCCTGTACCGGTCCGGCGAACTCGAGCACCGGGCGGAGCAGGCCGTCAAGATGCTGGAGTGCTGCACCGCCTGTCCCCGCAACTGCGAGATCAATCGCCTTCAGGACGAAAAGATGGCGTGCAAGACGGGTCGGTACGCCACTGTGTCGAGCTATTTCGCCCATGTTGGCGAAGAGGACTGCCTTCGCGGCTGGAACGGCAGCGGGACCATTTTCTTCTCGATGTGTAACCTCCGTTGCGTCTTTTGCCAGAATTACGATATCAGTCAGCAGGAGCAGGGGAAAGAGACCCGTCCGGAACGCCTCGCGGAGATGATGCTCGAGCTTCAGGAGAAGGGCTGCCACAACATCAATTTTGTGACGCCAGAGCATGTGGTTCCTCAAGTCTTGGAGGCGCTCCCCTTCGCAGTCGGGATGGGCCTGCGACTGCCTCTGGTCTATAACACCAGTGCATACGATTCGCTGGAGAGCCTCCGGCACCTGGATGGGGTCGTCGACATCTATATGCCCGACTTCAAGTTCTGGGACCCCGACGTGTCCAAGCGACTCATGAAGGCCAAAGACTATCCGGAGGCTGCCAGGGCGGCCATCACAGAGATGTACCGGCAGGTGGGGGACCTCACCTTCGACGAGGACGGGCTAGCCCGGCGGGGGTTGTTAGTGCGGCATTTGGTGATGCCAGGGGACTTGGCCGGAACCCGAAATGTGATGCGATTCCTGGCTCGGGATGTTTCGCCCCGCACCTATGTCAATATCATGGCTCAATATCGTCCCGCAGGACAGGTGGGTCCAGAAAAGTACTCGGAAATCAACCGCCGTACTACGGCAGAGGAATGTCAGCAAGCGATCCACGTGGCCTGTGAGGAGGGGCTTACCCGATTTGATACACGCCACAGCATCACGCCTCGCCTCCGCATCCAACAAGTGCGGTTCAATTGAGGGAGGTGAGCGATGGTCGGGGACACGTATCGTCTCGAACGGGACTCGATGGGGGAAGTGAAAGTTCCCGCCAAAGCCTATTACGGGGCGCAGACGCAACGAGCTGTGGAGAACTTTCCTGTGAGCGGGATCCGGTTCCCCCGGGACTTTATCCAAGCGCTGGGGATGATCAAGCTCTGTGCAGCGAGGGTGAACCTCGACCTCGGGCTCTTGGATCGGAAGATCGCCGAAGCCATCATCCAAGCCGCGCAGGAGGTGGTGGAGGGAAAGTTGGATGGGGAGTTCGTCCTTGACATCTTCCAGACCGGCTCTGGTACCTCGACGAACATGAATGCTAACGAGGTGATTTCTAACCGGGCCATCGAACTGCTGGGGGGCCAGATCGGCAGCAAGAGTCCTGTCCATCCCAACGATCATGTGAATCTGGGCCAGTCGTCGAACGATGTGATTCCGACTGCCATCCACCTGGCCGCGTTACAAGTGGTGGAGCGAGAACTCCTTCCCGCCCTACGTAAGCTCCACGAGGCCCTCCTTATGAAGGCTGCGGAATTTGACCGGGTGGTCAAGATTGGCCGGACCCACTTGCAGGATGCAACCCCTGTTCGGCTGGGGCAAGAGTTCGGCGGCTATGCCAGACAGATAGAGCTTGCCGTTGCGCGGGTCGAACAGATCCGCCCCTCATTGGCGGAACTGGCCCTGGGCGGCACCGCCGTGGGCACGGGTATCAACACGCATCCGGATTTTCCCGGTGGCGTCATTCGGTACCTGGCCGAGATGACGCGGCTCCCGCTCGCCGAGGCCAAGAATCATTTCGCGGCCCAGGGGAGCCTGGATGCAGTCGTCGAGGCGAGTGGGGCGCTCAAGACCGTGGCGGTAAGCCTGACGAAGATTGCCAATGACGTCCGCTGGCTTGGATCGGGTCCGCGGTGTGGCATCGGCGAGATCTCCCTCCCCGCTATCCAGCCCGGCTCCTCGATCATGCCTGGCAAGGTCAATCCGGTGATTTCGGAAGCCGTTATCCAGGTGGCGGCGCAGGTGATCGGCAACGATGCCGCCATAACCGTCGGAGGCTACGGCGGCTACTTTGAACTCAACACGATGATGCCGGTCATGGCCCATAATCTCTTGCAGTCCATTGCCCTGCTCGGGAGTGTCTCCCGGATCTTTGTAGACAAGTGTCTCGCGGGTATCCGCGTCGATGAGGCTCGGTGTGCCGAGCTGATCGAGCAGTCGCTCGCGATGTGCACCGCTCTCGCCCCCGTCATCGGGTACGATGCGGCGGCGAAGATTGCCAAGGAAAGCTATGAAACGGGCAAGACGATACGGCAGGTGGCGTTAGAGCACCAGATCCTTCCCGAGGAGGAGCTGAAGCGGATCCTGGATCCTTGGGGCATGACGGAGCGAGGGATTGTAGGCCATGGCGAGAAGTGACGTTCCCCGGGAGCAGGGACGAGACCGAACGACGGTGCTCAGCTTCCTCATCGGGTACGGAGGATTCGTGG
The window above is part of the Candidatus Methylomirabilota bacterium genome. Proteins encoded here:
- a CDS encoding DUF3891 family protein, whose protein sequence is MIRRPYDNGWVVISQMDHAQLSGALMARWGNETFASPTPEAEVIFAISEHDNGWDEWERAAEIHPETGYPLQFNELRFEPFSAIWRRGTERHRKTHPYASLILALHAASLARRRLEKASRPHEGQEGDRFLGEEWPDTEAARLRAFIFEMEQLRIALFDAVMAESQRKREELQVECKANFRLLQVGDFVSLELCCGLCEPFTIDQVPALGGGRSLSVQFEPVSKDTVAVSPYPFSQPDVTVAVPGRILRQKVFTSREELRIHLERADPIHLSFCFRPA
- a CDS encoding radical SAM protein, yielding MLSGIGARTRFEPSYLALYRSGELEHRAEQAVKMLECCTACPRNCEINRLQDEKMACKTGRYATVSSYFAHVGEEDCLRGWNGSGTIFFSMCNLRCVFCQNYDISQQEQGKETRPERLAEMMLELQEKGCHNINFVTPEHVVPQVLEALPFAVGMGLRLPLVYNTSAYDSLESLRHLDGVVDIYMPDFKFWDPDVSKRLMKAKDYPEAARAAITEMYRQVGDLTFDEDGLARRGLLVRHLVMPGDLAGTRNVMRFLARDVSPRTYVNIMAQYRPAGQVGPEKYSEINRRTTAEECQQAIHVACEEGLTRFDTRHSITPRLRIQQVRFN
- a CDS encoding class II fumarate hydratase, whose protein sequence is MVGDTYRLERDSMGEVKVPAKAYYGAQTQRAVENFPVSGIRFPRDFIQALGMIKLCAARVNLDLGLLDRKIAEAIIQAAQEVVEGKLDGEFVLDIFQTGSGTSTNMNANEVISNRAIELLGGQIGSKSPVHPNDHVNLGQSSNDVIPTAIHLAALQVVERELLPALRKLHEALLMKAAEFDRVVKIGRTHLQDATPVRLGQEFGGYARQIELAVARVEQIRPSLAELALGGTAVGTGINTHPDFPGGVIRYLAEMTRLPLAEAKNHFAAQGSLDAVVEASGALKTVAVSLTKIANDVRWLGSGPRCGIGEISLPAIQPGSSIMPGKVNPVISEAVIQVAAQVIGNDAAITVGGYGGYFELNTMMPVMAHNLLQSIALLGSVSRIFVDKCLAGIRVDEARCAELIEQSLAMCTALAPVIGYDAAAKIAKESYETGKTIRQVALEHQILPEEELKRILDPWGMTERGIVGHGEK